The Serinus canaria isolate serCan28SL12 chromosome 8, serCan2020, whole genome shotgun sequence DNA window aCTGATTTTATTACACCTATGGCACAAATTTCTCCATCATttattcaaaaaagaaaaagtgaggTGTGTGAGGTCAGTATGGTCTGAAAGATTATTCACTATATTCATTCACAAATTTCACAACATTCATTTGTGATATGGGAGTGCTGATGTCTTCAGGTTACTTGTCCTGAGAAGCTCCCTCACTTAAAAATTCTCCACCTTGGTCCTTTTATAAAAAGCCCAGTCttctcagaaagaaataaaacccaagtcTATTGCTGAGTATAGAGAGCAGAACACTGTACATTTGATTCTCTCCCTACTGTAGAGAACGAGAACAATCACAGAAACAATTCAACACAACACTGTGAAAACTCTAAACAGGtaaatttcaatttttgtaTCCCATAGATATTGTGCAACCCCAAAAGAAGAATCACTGCAATGTAAGCAGGTTCGCTGGACTGACAGACAATTCCACAGTTAACTGAAGCTGTCCTACCTTAGGtaatacttttgaaaaaaaatttccttccaCATCTTCAAGGCTGATATGCGGCAAAAACATTTCAGTCAGAATCCTCAGAATAcctgcaaagaaaaacatttacaaTGTGTAACTCTCAGAAATATACAGCAACCTACCAGAGGAAATAAAgaactgcagaaagcaaaaacaatTCAGGTCCTTGATTCTGAGACAGGCAACAGAGCATTTGCCTTATCTGAAATGcatgaaaacacacaaatattATCTGAAAAATCAAGGAACTGTAATAGCTCCAACATGCACAAACCCATCAAAAATAGCAGCACATCTGACTAAACTTAGTTGAAGGCTGAGCACAACTGCCAGCCTACAGATCCGGAATTTGCCACATTCCAAACTGCAAACATTTGCAGGTTTTAGAATGCAACATAATATGCAATGTAACAGTTCTAGAAACACTCACAAACGGTTACATAGGAGCCTCGTTTTCTGTTAGCTATCAGCTTTCTCACCTGGAAGATAACAGCCCAAAAGACAATAAAACACCAGATTAAAACCACcctttttttgtgcatttaaaGATGAGAAGTagcagaaaggaagaagcagccTTAGATGCAGAGTTTCTATAGGGGTACTTATAAAGCTTATTCAATGTGCAGTTATTGAAGGGTGCAAGGTCCAGCAGGAATGCTGAAGACTCCGAAAAGTTGTAGCAGAAGTATTTTAAGCACTgcagtgattttaattttaatgcattttaatgcaGGTCTCCACAGGAAGAGGCACTTCTTAACCATTACTTACGAATATGCTCAGTCCAGTCCTCACACTCTTCATACATTGAGTAAAAGCgttaaagaaaatcaaatttgtTCTGCTAGAAAGGCTATCTTTAAAGCGCCTGCAGAAGATACAGTGACTTCTATCACTGTCTCGCGTTCCCATGAAATTGGTGGGGAAGCTCCACAAGCAACGCAGGCTGATAGCCCCGAGCACCCACAGGATCAACAAAGTTTTTCCAAAATGCATTAGAGAGTAAGTCTTGAGGGgctggatttttgggatttttttcgGTGGTGTGcggtttgggtttttttagggagttgggtttcttttgtttttgggggGTAGGTGAAAAGTGTATCGGGGATTATCTACAGTGCAAAATGAACCACACGCGATGTTCTAGACACTATGAAACTTTTATTGCAGGGAAAGGCGGAACCCGTCTCCAGCGAAATTCCCGGCACCCGGCCCCTCACGGAGATCCCACCGCTCTCCCTCACACACACTCGGTGGAACCGTGGAACTCCGAAGGAAGCACACCCACCCACGCTCAAACACCACTCGTGTGCCTttcccacagccaccccagagccctgctgggaaggatATCAGGAGCCGGGGCAGCACGGCGGGCAGCTCCCGGCGGCAGAGCTCCCAGTCCCAGCCGTCCAGCTCCCGCAGGAGCAGCTCGGGGTCCGCCTGGGACAtggcggcggccgcgctgcccTCAGCGCGGGTCAGCGGCGGGAACGGCGGCGGAGCTCCCACAAGGCCCCGCGCCCGAGGAAGCGGAAGCGGCTGCACGTGGGAGCGGCGGGGGCTGGCCCGGAGcgagcggcggccgcggcgcgGGGAAAGCGCGGTGAGAAACGCTCCCGGAGCCCCGAACCCGGACTGCGGGGCAGCTCCGCGCCTTGGGGTTGCGCCCCTTGAAACGCTGAGTCTGAAATGCGAGTTTTAGCGGAGCTGGCAGCTGTCGTAATTCCCTTGGCTGGTATGTGAGATGGGGTCAGCTGTGACGCTGTGTTTTAGTAAATTGAAGTCGTTAGAGAGCgggcttttaaaattacagaatagctagggttggaagggagcccTGGAGATCATCCggtccaatccccctgccaaggcagcgTCCCCCAGAGCTGGTGACACAGCGACGCGTCCAGGTGGATTTGGAATGTTTCCAGAGGGAGATTCCACGGCTTTCCGGGGGAGCCTGGTAATAAAATTCAGGATTCTACAACTAGACGGTTTGTGCTGATATTAATGATATATAAAACTATTTACTCTtatttccagcagcagttcACCTGGCTCTTGGCAAGACATCTTATACTGCACCAGCAAAATACTCTGTTCCGCAACAATACCTACATTAAAGCTTGGCTGTAACaaattaagcttttaaaaaactgttattcctgaaaatggattttcaatttaattttgctgtcGATGAAAATGAGAACAGCGAGGCAGACACTCACTTCTTACTGCTGTGCTCTCCAGAACACAAGCAGGAATccagggaaaagagcagaggaaCTGCCGATCTtgcagcaaagcccagcccGAAGCTGGCTGCTGCTAAGCACCAGGATGAGGCAGCTTTGAAGAAGAACCTCTGTGTGAAAGCTGCCAAGGAGCACAGCATCCCCCAAGACCTCCACAAAGCATTGGAAAATAAAGTCATGGAAACAGTATTGGGCCTGTCTCATGTAAAGCTGTCTGTAGTGGAAATGACGTGTTCAGGTGATGCTGACAGCGAAGGCATTGTGTCCAAAAGTGTTTCTTCTCACTCTGATCTCATCCCAGGAGTCTATGAAGGAGGGCTGAAAATCTGGGAATGCACCTTTGATCTCATGGACTATTTGTCTGAGGCTGAAATAGAATTTACCAACAAGACTGTATTGGATcttggctgtggggctggactGTTGGGAATTGTTGCTTTACAGGGTGAAGCTGCCAGAGTCCATTTTCAGGACTACAACAGCACAGTGATTGATGAAATAACCTTGCCTAACGTGGTGGCCAACTGTATCAGTGAAGGCAGGAGGATGGGCAGTGGGAAGGACAGAAAAGCCAGCAAGCCTCCTTCAAAGAGgcccaggaaagcagagggcTCACCTGATGTGCTCAAcagatgcagatttttttctggagagTGGTCTCAAGTCAGCCAGCTCCTGTCAAACAGCAGCAAACCCTGTGTGAAGTACGATATAATTCTCACCTCTGAGACCATCTATAATCCTGACTACTACAGTGCTTTGCATGATACACTGGCTCAGCTCCTGGATAGAAATGGATGTGTGTATTTGGCAAGCAAAGTGCATTATTTTGGAGTTGGTGGTGGTGTCTATCTCTTTGAGAAGTTCATTGAAGACAAAAACGTGTTTAAAACCAGGATGGTTAAAACAATTGATCAGGGTCTGCAGCGATGCATTATGGaaattgcctttaaaaattcctgttaAAATTAAACTATCGATCttccaaaaaaaacctgaaaaatgttttaatccTCATGtctctctttgctttttcctctgttatTCTGGTTTAACGAATTAAGGATGGTGGTTGTGGAAATGTTTGACAAATTCTAGTGTTTGACTAGAAGTGAGGGATTTTTCTGATGTTGATTTTGCATAGAGTTCTGTTTAAAGCAGCAACTGTTAATGATAATTTATACACAAAGGTTAAGCAAGAAATTGTCTCCAGCCAGGCTTTCGTATTCTCTGTGAACAGCAGAACTGTGAGGTATTGTGGCTGAATGAGGTAAATTTAGCATCCAAAATTAGTGCAAGAGGCTTTTCTCAAGGGTTGGGGTAGCCTGACTGCAGCCAGATTCAGGCAGGGACCACgctcctctgagctctgctgctttgccaGCAGAGGGGGATGTGATTGTATTTATCACTCATGGGGATCTCAGAAATCCATGTAACATTTCCATGCGTAATGCACACATGATGTACTCAAGCTCAAAGTACTTAAAGAGTGTAACAATATTAACCACTGTGGTCTGTAAATTTTCACATTCAGATTTTGTCATAGGCTAAGAAAATTGTAGCAAGGAATTAGAAAAAGCCATGCTGGTTTAGAAGCTGACTTGAAAGAATATTCTACACAAGACAAGCTCCTTCTACCAACCAACAAGCCTACAAATGAAATACTGGAGGATGATGATAGAACTGAGCTTTAGGAGATAATTGGAAAAGGAGATAAACTGTGCTTTTACAGGAGTTTAATAGATTGCTGTACTGTTTTAAGcaagatttttccagaaattaaTTACCCTTTTTCTAAACTTGCTGGAGGTACTACTGAACATCCACACCTCTTCAATCTTTTCATAGCAGTTTGGCAGGACAGAAAGCACTCAGAAAAGCCTGCCATACAAGGCACTTCCCTAGGCTGAAAGAGATCACTGCAGAACTACACAACCCGGTCTTGAGCACTCACTGCCACTGGCAATTCaaacaaaaagaggaaatcCACTGCATGTTTTGCCCTGGCCAAAACCAGACAGAGAGCTCTTAGACAGCTGCTGTCATCATGCACTGCTTTATCAGAAATATAAACTTGGAGACAGTGACCACTGCTGTAAACTGGATGCAAGGATCTTCAGTGTAGAGCAGAAGGAAATAGTCTGAGGGGATGGAAAGAAACTTAGTACAGCAGTGATGTAAATCACTTTAATTACGCCATGAAGTTTCCATCACTGAAGGTGCTGAAAGTCAATGCCAAGGTTCCTATTTTGAAC harbors:
- the METTL18 gene encoding histidine protein methyltransferase 1 homolog, producing MDFQFNFAVDENENSEADTHFLLLCSPEHKQESREKSRGTADLAAKPSPKLAAAKHQDEAALKKNLCVKAAKEHSIPQDLHKALENKVMETVLGLSHVKLSVVEMTCSGDADSEGIVSKSVSSHSDLIPGVYEGGLKIWECTFDLMDYLSEAEIEFTNKTVLDLGCGAGLLGIVALQGEAARVHFQDYNSTVIDEITLPNVVANCISEGRRMGSGKDRKASKPPSKRPRKAEGSPDVLNRCRFFSGEWSQVSQLLSNSSKPCVKYDIILTSETIYNPDYYSALHDTLAQLLDRNGCVYLASKVHYFGVGGGVYLFEKFIEDKNVFKTRMVKTIDQGLQRCIMEIAFKNSC